The Allorhodopirellula heiligendammensis nucleotide sequence TCAAACTGCCCATCGCAAAGGCCTCCTTGCCGAAGATGAAGTTGTGGTAAACCCATCTAAGCAAGTGAGGCCTTTCTTGTATATGTCGTTTCAGGGAAAAGAGTTAGCGAAAACTACGTGCCATTCGAGTCGGCCACCGGAACAGCTTACGAGCGTCCGAATCTGGCGTCGGTCTGAAACACCGAGCGCAATTTGGCGAATTGGTTCGCCACCTCGGTTTGTCCAACCTCAGCCGATTCGATTGTCTCGTAATTAGCAGTCGTCTATATCGAGAACACGGTTCAATAACGACTTCGAGATCGCCCCGGAACGCCCATTTGCTGCCCAGGGGCGATCGTTCGCGCGGTTTAGAGCCTTAGGAATCGGCCAGGGTTACTGCTTGGCGAAACCAGGTTCCTGATGGATGCTGGTCTTCAAGTACCGATTGTCAGACAATCACAGAAAGGTTCCGGCCACTTTTTTCTATCTGATGTTCGGTGACATGGGAGTTCGTTTCAAAGTTGGTTTTCTTATCCTAGCAGAACTCGCCAAGAGTTTCGGCCTTCGATATCGGACTACTGAATGTCTTGGCGACTTCCGCTAAAATTCCTGCACAGTGCCCCGACCAGGACGAAAAGCTGCCTCGTCCAACAGGGGCAATCAAAATTGCGACTTCTCAGGAGTATGTAATGGAATCGGTAGTTGAACTGATCCGACGGGTGGAAGATTTTGAGATTGATCCGGGCGAGAAAGCCTTGCCATTTGAGGCTCGTTTAGCCCGCGAGAATGGCTGGACGGTGGCGTATTCGCGACGCGTGACCAACGAATATAAACGGTTCTGCGTCATGGCGGTTGCCGCCGGGCATCCTGTCACGCCGCCTGAGCATGTCGATCAAGCCTGGCATCTCCACCTCACCTACTCGCGATCTTACTGGGAACGCTTCTGCCCCGAAGTGCTCGGCCAACCGCTGCATCACGAACCGACCAGCGGCGGGACACACGAAGGACTGAAATATCGCGACTGGTATGCCGAGACACTCGCGAGTTACAAAAGACTGTTTGGACACCCGGCCCCGACGGATATCTGGCCATCGGTCAAACAACGCTTCGCACATGCGGGTGAGTGGCGATGGGTCAACACCGGGCAATCATGGGTGATCCCCCGATTTCAAACCGTGGTGACCGCCATCGCCGTTGCGACGATGTTGTTTCTGTTGATCTTACCAGGATGCCACGGCGCAGGCGGCTGGCCAGTTCCACCGTTCCATTTGGGAGGCGGTGGTTTTCTGGTTTTCTACTTTGCATTCGCAATCGGTACGTTGGCCTTCACGGCTGCCAGCCGTTTGTCTCAGTCCAATGACAACAGCCCGGAGTCAACGTCAACGACGCCGATCGATGTAGCGGAGTTATCGCCACAGCAGATCGCTGTGCTCAGCGGAGGCGGAGCGAGATTAGCTCATGTAGCCATGGCCCAATTGTATATGGATGAGAAAATCACGATCAGCAAACGATGGTGGGGAAAGCCCACCCAGCGATGTGAAGTCGTCGCTGCTCTTGTAGAGTTGCAGCAGGCCCGACTTTTTGAGCATGCTTGCCTTCAGTTCCCAGACCGATTCCGGCAGGATCACCGAGTCGCGAACCAGACTCAATCCGAATGCATTCTCGGCTTCCAATCGAGTCAGCCCCATCGCCGCAGCGAGCACGGTTTCAAGTCGTTCGGCGCCGGGGAGTTCACCCTCTTCGGTGGCGATGCCTTCGGCAATTTCCTTGAGTTGTTCCCGGGTCGGCAACGGATGGTCGATGACGATGAATAGCTTTTCGAGTTCCGTTGGGATCTGGACCACCGGCGATAGGATGACGAAGATCGTTCGAGTTGACTTGCCGTCAACGATCTGACGCGCCAACGCCTGCATGATTTCGGCGGAACTGAGGAAGCGATGGAAATTCGTCAATACGACGATCGACGGCGTGTCATCGCCAGCGAATGAACGCATCGAGCGAATTGCGGACAAAGGATCATTTGACCCATCATCATCACCGAGCGGACTTCCGCTCACTCGCAAACCCTGGTCGATGTCCCAGCTCACTAGCCGCCACTCGTGCTCACGACAAAGCTGGCTGATTTCGAGTAACGCGTCGTCATGCTCGTGACTTTCGATCCAGATGCCGGTGAAACAGGCTTTCACCAATTCCTCCAATCGATCGGATAGTTTCATAGATTCTCCTTGTTTTAAAGTGAAATTCAGGATGCCAGCAGGTCATTGATCGCCAACATCCAAGACGTGATTTCTCCCTCTGGGTCACGCTCGGCCAGCAAGCTGGGCGTCATGTGTTCAACGGCAACTGTGTTGAGCCAACGTTTCGCTCGATTCGCCATTCGGCTTTGCGAACGTTTGGCCTGCAGTAGCCATGCGGTCTCGCCAGGACGCTGGCGGTAGAGTTCGCGGGCAGTCAGTTCCGCAACGCGATCGAAGTCGTCAAATTGCACGGTGATCTGTCCCGCCGCAAATATCGCTCGAGGATGCAGGTAGTTTTCAAGACACCGTTTCCGGGTGATGACCGCCCGGCATCCTTCACGATTGTTGACCGAGTCCGCAGCTTGCCTGCGGAGATCGGTCTCGGGAGACAGCTCGTGATCGTAAAGATGGAATTCGGGACGACCGAGCGGAGCAAAGCGATTGACCCACGCTCGAACATGACCGCCCCCGAATGGAACGAAAATGAGTTCACCCCGCCGCTCCATCTCCGCCAAATTTGGTAGCTGACAGTCGGTGGCATGAAGCATCAGGCTGATGCGACGCAAAAACTCGATGTCATTCATTCCCTCGACGACCAACAGCAGACCAACGCGATCTGCTGTTTGGATTCTTGCATCGTTTAAGCTTTCGCTAGATATGTCGATTATCTCTCCTTTTGTGTTTCGGTGTTGGCGCTGGACTGAGCCGAATAGAATTCGGTTGTGAGTCTTTCGGACTGTCGTTTGCCCAGAGCGGTTTCGAGGAATTGAGTAGCTTCGCGGCATTCACCGCCAGTAAAACCAATCGTTTCGATCTTGGTCGCACCGGTCGGAGAGATGACAATGTTGAACGTTTTCAACTGGCACCTCCAACTTGGACGGTGAGCTTGATTGATCCGTCAGCCAGTGATTGTTCAGTCACGGAGTGCCCCTGCTTGCGAGCTTCCAAAACCGATTTTTCAACCGCATACCGCTGGATCAGCTTGTCCAGTTGAGCCTGTTCACCCCAATGACCTCCGTAGTTGTCGTAGTGAACAGTGCCGCTGTCGGTATCGCAGACGACGGGGTATCGCCAGCGTGGGAGCTGGACGCAATATCCAGTTGCCTCGGCGCTGAATAGCTTGATGGTTTGATGCATCGGTGCGTCAAGGCCAAGTCGACGGCACGATGACCGCAATGCCTCTGGATCACGCACCTGTGTCTCGATCGTCACAACGTGTGACATAGATTCTCCTTTGTGGAAATAATTGAATGAACTAGTTGCGATCGCTTTGACCTGTCGGTCTGTCGCCAATCCGTGGAAGTTCTTTGGACCTGTCGCGATCAGTGCTGTCATGAATCGTGAACAGCTTTGGAGTCGGAGAATTGATTTCTGCGAGCAGAAGTTCGGCAATTGCCATGTTCTCATCAGCCTGGTCACTGCGGCGTAGAACTTGCCAAGCGATTAACAGCGGAACGGCACATGCAAACATCAAACCAACGGCTTTGATCGCTTCGGCAATCACCGGCGCTCGATTTCTTGAGTTGGCAACATCACGGCGGTCATGCTCCAGCAAGTCTCGTTGCCTCCCGAGTTCAGATCGTTCCAACTGCACATCGCGATGCAGACCGATCATGTCCTCGCGTGCGACGGCATCGAATTCGACGAGCCGCTTGGTTCCTTCAGCGATGTGACGCTGCAACTCCGTGTTGCGAATTTCCTGCTGAGCTTGCCGCTCAAGACTCCTTTCCGCCATTTCGGCGAGTCGTCTGTTTTCGTCGTCCCGACATCCGCCTGCGGCGAGGGTGACGATGGCCACGACCAAGACCGTCTTCAGTTTTGGCATGTTGTCTCCATTGTTCTAGAATTCGATTCAAAATGGCTTGCAGGCCGAGTCGCAGTCGACGCTCTCGGGCCAAGGCGAGCACAGCAACTAGCAATGCGCCGCTAATAACCACCATGAACATGTAAGCGATAGGCCCCTCCTTTCCATGGTAAAGAGTAAGATAAATTGAGGATGCTGATTGATTTGGCTCTACATATGACGCGTTTTGGGCGTCAATTTGGGTCCATCGGCGACGCCCAAACAAGAAGCGGCCATTCATGGAATATGCCACGCATTATCTGGTAACTTCGCTCTTGGTCTTGCTGGCATCTGATTTGGCAGCGATCTCCTCGGCAATTCGCCGAGCCACCAAACGCAAGAGTTTGCGAAGGATCGATCCACGATCCCGTAATGCAGTTTTTGCTCGGTCTTTCATCGTGTTTCCGTGTTAGCGCATGAAAAACCCCGCGGCCAATGACCAGCGGGGCATAAGATATGAAACGGGTTGGAAGGTCTCCTCGCCTGCTAAAGTGGGTCAAATCGATAGCGAGGATGTAAATGTCGGCGTAGCTTGCCTTCCGCTGGCGGGGCCGTCAGAACCTGATATGGATCGTCGAGTCCACGTTGACGCATTTCGCGATAGAGACGCTTTGCGCGCTGCACCGCAGGCTGCGTGATCTTGAGACGCTCCGCAATCTCACGTTCGGTCAGCTCAGGTCCGGATTCGCCGTTCAGTTTACTCTGCCGGGCAACTTCGGCCATAAACTTGACTCGTTGAGGTACTTCAAAGAGGTCGACTGTCCGGTGGTGCTTCATCACATCGACGTCGAGCATCTTCGACAGTGGTTCGCCTTCGATCAGAGAAAGCAAGTTAACTGTGAAAGTGGCTCGCAGGCCGACTTTGCCACCATCGATCAATTGAACCGGGAGAACGACAAGGTCTTCGATGAACTGATTCATAAGGCGGCCAAACTGTGGATCTGGAAGGCTCGATTTGAAAATATCGATAGCCCGTGATCGAATATCATCGACAGAGGGCACCACGATGTTGCTCTGCGACGAGTCTTGCAGCGACCGGAGTTCATCCGCTAAGTCAGCTTGGCGATTTTCAAGCCGATTCAATTCGACCTTCAGCAAACGAGACCCACTGCCGGAGCGAATAAAATTGAGAACGTTATCTATTTCCCGCTCGACACGATCTAGATCACGACGTATTTCTTGAAGACGTCCTCCTGCATTTTCGTTTAACTGCTGAACTTGGTTTCGGACTTCATTCATCAGCACTTCGTCAAACTCTGGAAGTTCTTTAACCAGTTCTATGACCGATTCACAAATCCGCCGAGAGGTATCCCGGCCATTTGCACTCGCTCCGTTCCAGCATTTGTATTCGATCGCTCCCTTGCACATCAGATTCTGAGGCTGGCCATGAGCACCGTAATACAGAACGCGACCGCAAATTCCGCAGTACATGCTCTGTCCCGGCCAGACCGTGCGTGAGCGGGGCATGCCCTCACGTTTGTCCTTTGCATGCTGCTTTCCACGACGATACTTGGCATTCTTGCGATCGATCTTCCGCAAAATCCGGTCGTACCGAATCGGTTCGATGAACGCTAAATGCTCACAATGTCGCGTCAAATGATCCTTTTCTGCCGCCGTCACCGAACGCCGCTTACCGGTCCGATTGTTTCGCTTTGATACGCGGCGATTCCACCGCCGAGAACCCTTTAAAATCGTATTATGAGTGATTCGAGAAACCATAGCGGTTGACCAAGTGTTTAAGCGGCACCCAGGCCCCGTTGGGACCCCCTGGTCGTTGAGCCAATCAGCGACTTCAGAATAGGAGGCTCCGTCGTCAAGCATCTCGAACCAGCGATTGTAAACCTTCTCTGCATCTGGGTCTTTCGAAAGATCGTTGTCGGTCTTGGCTCCTTCAGCGCGAACATAGCCGTATGGCAAGACAACCAAAATCGAGCCTTCCGAGAATCGATTACGAAAGGTCCGCTTAATTCGATCGGAGGTATCCTGGTTGTGCCGCTCGTGGTGCAGCGTGGAAAACATCGCTGACGTCTTCCAATCAGACTTGAACGTATCGACGTGGTCGTTGATGGCGATCAACCTCGTTTCGAAGTCTTCACAGAGTTCGCAAATTCGAAGAGCGTCAAGCCGGCGGCAAATACGGCCAAGGTCTTCAACGACGATCAAATCGGGCCAACCCGAATCGATCAAATCCTCCATCTCGCGGTAAGAGTCGCGGTCGATGACCTCGCCGCTACCGCGGCTAGCAATACTCTTCCAGTCAATCTCGCCATCGTAATGGTCGGAAACGAGGCGTTTCGACTTCGCCCGTTGATCATCGAGGGCTCGTTCGTCTTGGTGCTCGGTACTGATTCGCTCAATGGTTAGCACCTTCAATGTCGTTCCGCGTCGCGGTCGAAGGGCCGGGTTTATGTAGTCACTCATAACAGTCTCACTCAATGAGACCCGGCAATCCAATCTTGGCACACTGTGCCAAAGAACCTGCCTACGGGTGAGAACACGTGACTACAGCTGACAACAAACGAAAAATCGCAAGTCGTTGACACGGAACACTTTGCAGCTGCAAGTGCTTGTTCGGCAATCACTTACGGCAAGCAGATTTTAGAGTCCCGTGTCCTCCGCTTAAAAGCCACTTGCCGCCAGTCGGTAAGTGGCTTTTTTTTGGCTCATACGACTGAAAGCGTACTTTGTTGGATGGAGCGAGTAGAGCGTGAGCTCAAAATACTCACGGTCGCGGATACCGCAGGATTGCCTTTGGACAGTCTTGATTTTGCTGTTGGTGCCCTCCATCGGCCCGGATTATATCCGATGCCTAAAGTAGTTCATCAGTCCCTCTTCAAGCCGCATCAACGTCTTTGCCATTGTTTTTAGGGGGGCCAGTCCGGTCGCTATCGCTCGCTCACACCAAAACCGCAGGAACAACTGGGCCGGCCAGCGAAACGTATACCTCCAAAACATTCGCAGCTCCTCCTTGAGATGATACGCCGTGGCTAGCGGCTCGTTGAGTTCCAATGCCGCGGCCAGGTGTGCTTCCTCGTTGCGATCTGCACGTAGGTTCTCGGGATTCTTCAGCAGCAGCCACTGACTCCCCTTGAGCACCGACTTTTCAGCGGCGGTCGCTTTCTGGAAGAGTTGCCGACGGAGTGTGGTCAACTTCTCGTTCATTAATTTCACGACATGGAAGCGGTCAAACACGATATCGGCGTTAGGAAGGTTCCCACGCACCGCAAGGATGTAGGCGCTGGACATGTCCATCGCAACTGCTTCGATGCGATGCCGCCGACGGCCCCGTCGTTTTCGAAAAGGTACTAGCGAACCGGCCGATTTGCCTTCTCCCACGAAGATAATCGCACCGCTGTCCAGGTCCATCACTAGCGTCACGTAGCGGTGACCTTTGCCAATGCAGATCTCATCGATGGCGATTCGCCGTACGTCATTCAGGGAAGGATTGGCGAATCGTCGCCTGAGATCGTCTTTTTTGATTTCCCTGATCACGTCCCATGTGAGACCGAGAAGATCGGCAACGTCTTTGATTGTCATGCTGCGAGTGAGCTGCAATGCGTATGTCCCCCAGCCCTTGGTGTAGCTTCGGCGGGCGTCGGCAAAGTCAGTTTAGATTTGGCGAACGGCCCCGCAATCATGGCACTGCACGCGAGGTAAGGAGGCGACGACTACGGTCCGTTTTAGGCCGATCGGAGAAGCTCGAAATTCCCGTTGCCTGAGTCTTCGACGGATCACGTTTCGGCTATCGCACGATGGACAGCAAATCGTCTTTCCGCGTGGCGGGACATGAAATCGTGTGACGCCTTTGGAGAACTCAATCCGCGTCTGCTGGTAGCCACGGATGCCAAAGGACTGATAAAACAAGGTGGTGGACATGTGCATTTCTCAAAGAAGACATGAGAAATCTCCTCGAAAGATCGCATATCCACGCTTTTTCTTCCATACGCCACATTCTCGATCGCCCGGAGCCTCGCGCACCCGTCAGTCGGATGAGCCACTTTTCGTGGGCAATTCCAATGGACGGAAGCGGTCACACTCGTTTCTAAGTCCCACGTCGCCGATGACGTCTATGCCCGAGCAATTGAACAGTTGTCGGAGGCCGAGCTAACCAATTTGACGCTCGCCATTGTCGCCATCAATGGTTGGAATCGTTTCAGCATCGCGTTTCGCAAATCGCCTGTGTTGGTCACTGCCAAATCCAACTAGGTCTCGGCATGAGCAAAGCAGGCCGGACCAAGCGAAGCGACGTTCCGATGGTCAGCTAGTCCAGTACTTACGCTTAGTTGAACGAGGTATCTGACAAGTCAGCGAAATCTTCCTTTGGGGAACGACTATGCAAATCATCGAGCCTACTCACGACATGGCCATCGATCATCGCGTTCGCGCATTTCTGAGAATGCTTAACTCCGCCGATGGAAAACCGCTCGAGGAGTTGTCGCCGGCCAATGCCCGCGACGTGCTAGCCGGATTGCAAACATCCGTCCAAGTTGATGTGCCGCCCGCACACGTATCTAAGTTGTCAATCACGCAGGATGGCCAAAAAATTGAACTGACCATTGTTCGCCCGGCCGGTGAAGTCAAGACAGTGCCAGTATTTATGTTCTTTCATGGCGGGGGCTGGGTGCTCGGCGATTTCCCTACTCATGAACGCTTGGTGCGTGATCTTGTGTGGCTCTCTGGCATCGCCGCCGTGTTCGTGAACTACACGCCTTCGCCGGAAGCTCGATACCCAATTGCCATCAATCAAGCCTATGCCGCAACAAAGTGGGTTTCAAAGCATGGTCAAAAGATTCATGTTAACGGCAGTCGAATGGCGGTCGTTGGTAACAGCGTCGGCGGCAACATGGCTGCGGTGGTTGCCTTGATGGCCAAGGATCGCGGCGGACCCGACATTCGCTTTCAAGTTCTTATGTGGCCCGTAACGGATGCCAACTTCGACACGAAGTCGTACCACGAATTTGCTGAGGGTCGTTTCCTGACGCGAAGCATGATGAAATGGTTTTGGGACAACTACACGACCGATCCCATCGAACGTATCGAAATCTACGCTTCACCATTGCGAGCGATGACCGAAGAGCTTCGTGGGTTACCACCGGCGTTGGTGCAGACGGGTGGTAACGACGTGCTGCGTGATGAAGGCGAAGAATACGCTCGCAAGTTGGACGCCGCCGACGTTGACGTCATCGCGACGCGCTATAGCAACATGATCCACGATTGGGGACTGTTGAATCCAATTAGCGACGTCCCCGCGACTCGCGCCTCGATCCTACAAGTCGCGCAAGAACTCAAGCGTCGGTTGCAATAAGCTTCTGGCGGAAAATGTTCAAGGTCATACCTACACCCATTGATAAAAAAAGACATGTCTACGACGAACACTCACCCCAGCCGAACTCACGTCAATACCGCCTTCGCAAGGCCCACCGACCTTTCACCCCTTGGCGTGGCAGAGGTATCTGCTGAATTGCGTGTTCTGTTGGCGGATATTTTTGCGTTATACATCAAAACCAAGAACTTTCATTGGCACATGAGCGGCCCGCACTTCCGTGACTATCACCTGCTTCTGGACGAACAGTCCGAACAAATTCTCGCGATGACAGATGACCTCGCCGAACGAGCTCGCAAAATTGGAGGCACGACACTGAGATCTATCGGCGACATATCACGGCTGCAGCGTCTGCAAGACAACGACGAAGATATTGTTGCCCCGGAGGACATGCTGTCGGAGCTAGCCGAAGACAATCATCAACTCTCCAAAGCGTTGCGTGCTACCCACGCAATTTGCGATGAACACAACGACGTCGCGACCGCCAGCCTGATCGAAAACTGGATCGACGAAACCGAATGCCGAACTTGGTTTCTGTCCGAAACGGCGAGGTCGCGTTGACTTCGTCGATTCAACACGCACGAGACGAGTTGCTTCTTCAAACAAATTTCCATTTAACAGAGAGATTAATTCATGGACTATCAAGCATGGGTCGCAGCCGAACCTGGTGCACCGTTTCAAAAGCAATCCATGAATCGGCCATCACTGGGGCTAGAGGAAGTCGAAGTAGAGGTTGAACATTGTGGCGTTTGCCATTCCGACCTTTCGATGTGGCAAAACGAATGGGGCATCGCGGCCTATCCTGCTGTGTTGGGACACGAAGTGGTTGGACGCGTTACGGCTTTAGGAGCACATGCCAAAGCGTTAGCGGTAGGCCAACGCGTCGGCATCGGTTGGAATAGCGGAAGCTGCATGCACTGTCGTCCATGCATGTCAGGCGACCAACATCTCTGCAACGAAGCTCAACCGACCATTGCCGGACACTTCGGCGGATTCGCGAAATCAGTGCGGGCCCATTGGGCTTGGACAATCCCACTGCCTGAGGGCCTGAATATCGCCGATGCAGGGCCACTACTTTGTGGCGGCATCACAGTATTTAATCCTATCGCGAAATTTGCCACGCCGATGAGCCGCGTGGGAGTTATTGGCATCGGCGGGCTTGGACATATGGCCGTCAAGTTTGCCTCCGCGTACGGTTGCGATGTGACTGCGTTCACCTCCAGGGAAAGTAAGTTCGACGAGGCGCGTGGCTTCGGCGCTCAACATGTCGTCGCGACTCGCGATAGCCAAGCGGTTCATAAGCTTGAAAAGTCGTTTGACCTGTTGATCGTCACCGTGAACGTTCCTCTGGATTGGGATGCTCTCATCGCGTCTCTCGCACCCAACGGACGAATGCATGTCGTCGGCGCCGTGCTTGACCCAATTCCAGTCTCGGTTTTCCCTTTAATCATGCGGCAAGCCAGTGTCGGGGCATCTCCGACCGGTTCGCCTGTCGGTATGGCCGACATGCTTCAATTCGCAGCGCGACACGACATCGCCCCGCAAGCCGAGCACTTTCCGATGAGTAAGATCAATGAAGCTTTTGAGCATGTTGCTGCCGGCAACGCACGCTATCGCGTCGTCTTAGACGCCGACTTTTAAAACGTTTCCCCAGTCAAATCCGAAAATAGGATCAGCAATGATGCTCGAGAATATTAAAAACGTCATCATCGGAAGCGGTGAAGGTGGTAAGTTCCTCGCTTGGCACTTGGCACGCAGTGGGGAGCCCGCCGCTGTCATCGAGCGGAGAATGATTGGCGGTTCTTGCCCCAACACCAACTGCTTGCCAAGCAAGAATGAAATTTGGAGTGCCACAGTCGCTCACCTCACGCGGCACGCAAACGCGTTCGGCGTTGACATCGCAGAGCAAGATGTATCGGTCGACATGGTCGCGGTGCGACAGCGTAAACGAGACATGGTCGAGGGTCTAATACAACTTCATCTCGACAATTTTCGATCGAGTGGCACCGAGCTTGTCATGGGAAATGCGACGCTCATTGGTGAACGCCTGCTCGAAGTGCAGCTGAATGATGGCGGCACGCGCACGATATCCGCCGATCGACTATTTCTGAATCTTGGCACACATGCGACAATTCCCGCCGTGCCGGGATTGGTTGAGGCACAACCGATGACGCATGTTGACCTGCTCGAGCTTGATCGTGTCCCGGCATACTTGGTCGTTGTCGGTGGCGGATATGTCGGTTTAGAATTCGCTCAAGCGTTTAGAAGGTTCGGTAGCCAAGTCACCGTCTTGCAACACGGCAGCCAACTGTTAAGCAATCAGGACGACGACGTATCATCCGAGATTTCGCT carries:
- a CDS encoding ATP-dependent endonuclease, translating into MNDIEFLRRISLMLHATDCQLPNLAEMERRGELIFVPFGGGHVRAWVNRFAPLGRPEFHLYDHELSPETDLRRQAADSVNNREGCRAVITRKRCLENYLHPRAIFAAGQITVQFDDFDRVAELTARELYRQRPGETAWLLQAKRSQSRMANRAKRWLNTVAVEHMTPSLLAERDPEGEITSWMLAINDLLAS
- a CDS encoding DUF2997 domain-containing protein; the encoded protein is MKTFNIVISPTGATKIETIGFTGGECREATQFLETALGKRQSERLTTEFYSAQSSANTETQKER
- a CDS encoding DUF1257 domain-containing protein gives rise to the protein MSHVVTIETQVRDPEALRSSCRRLGLDAPMHQTIKLFSAEATGYCVQLPRWRYPVVCDTDSGTVHYDNYGGHWGEQAQLDKLIQRYAVEKSVLEARKQGHSVTEQSLADGSIKLTVQVGGAS
- a CDS encoding recombinase family protein, with the translated sequence MSDYINPALRPRRGTTLKVLTIERISTEHQDERALDDQRAKSKRLVSDHYDGEIDWKSIASRGSGEVIDRDSYREMEDLIDSGWPDLIVVEDLGRICRRLDALRICELCEDFETRLIAINDHVDTFKSDWKTSAMFSTLHHERHNQDTSDRIKRTFRNRFSEGSILVVLPYGYVRAEGAKTDNDLSKDPDAEKVYNRWFEMLDDGASYSEVADWLNDQGVPTGPGCRLNTWSTAMVSRITHNTILKGSRRWNRRVSKRNNRTGKRRSVTAAEKDHLTRHCEHLAFIEPIRYDRILRKIDRKNAKYRRGKQHAKDKREGMPRSRTVWPGQSMYCGICGRVLYYGAHGQPQNLMCKGAIEYKCWNGASANGRDTSRRICESVIELVKELPEFDEVLMNEVRNQVQQLNENAGGRLQEIRRDLDRVEREIDNVLNFIRSGSGSRLLKVELNRLENRQADLADELRSLQDSSQSNIVVPSVDDIRSRAIDIFKSSLPDPQFGRLMNQFIEDLVVLPVQLIDGGKVGLRATFTVNLLSLIEGEPLSKMLDVDVMKHHRTVDLFEVPQRVKFMAEVARQSKLNGESGPELTEREIAERLKITQPAVQRAKRLYREMRQRGLDDPYQVLTAPPAEGKLRRHLHPRYRFDPL
- a CDS encoding transposase family protein yields the protein MHMSTTLFYQSFGIRGYQQTRIEFSKGVTRFHVPPRGKTICCPSCDSRNVIRRRLRQREFRASPIGLKRTVVVASLPRVQCHDCGAVRQI
- a CDS encoding alpha/beta hydrolase, translated to MQIIEPTHDMAIDHRVRAFLRMLNSADGKPLEELSPANARDVLAGLQTSVQVDVPPAHVSKLSITQDGQKIELTIVRPAGEVKTVPVFMFFHGGGWVLGDFPTHERLVRDLVWLSGIAAVFVNYTPSPEARYPIAINQAYAATKWVSKHGQKIHVNGSRMAVVGNSVGGNMAAVVALMAKDRGGPDIRFQVLMWPVTDANFDTKSYHEFAEGRFLTRSMMKWFWDNYTTDPIERIEIYASPLRAMTEELRGLPPALVQTGGNDVLRDEGEEYARKLDAADVDVIATRYSNMIHDWGLLNPISDVPATRASILQVAQELKRRLQ
- a CDS encoding Dps family protein, whose product is MSTTNTHPSRTHVNTAFARPTDLSPLGVAEVSAELRVLLADIFALYIKTKNFHWHMSGPHFRDYHLLLDEQSEQILAMTDDLAERARKIGGTTLRSIGDISRLQRLQDNDEDIVAPEDMLSELAEDNHQLSKALRATHAICDEHNDVATASLIENWIDETECRTWFLSETARSR
- the ahr gene encoding NADPH-dependent aldehyde reductase Ahr is translated as MDYQAWVAAEPGAPFQKQSMNRPSLGLEEVEVEVEHCGVCHSDLSMWQNEWGIAAYPAVLGHEVVGRVTALGAHAKALAVGQRVGIGWNSGSCMHCRPCMSGDQHLCNEAQPTIAGHFGGFAKSVRAHWAWTIPLPEGLNIADAGPLLCGGITVFNPIAKFATPMSRVGVIGIGGLGHMAVKFASAYGCDVTAFTSRESKFDEARGFGAQHVVATRDSQAVHKLEKSFDLLIVTVNVPLDWDALIASLAPNGRMHVVGAVLDPIPVSVFPLIMRQASVGASPTGSPVGMADMLQFAARHDIAPQAEHFPMSKINEAFEHVAAGNARYRVVLDADF
- a CDS encoding FAD-dependent oxidoreductase, which gives rise to MMLENIKNVIIGSGEGGKFLAWHLARSGEPAAVIERRMIGGSCPNTNCLPSKNEIWSATVAHLTRHANAFGVDIAEQDVSVDMVAVRQRKRDMVEGLIQLHLDNFRSSGTELVMGNATLIGERLLEVQLNDGGTRTISADRLFLNLGTHATIPAVPGLVEAQPMTHVDLLELDRVPAYLVVVGGGYVGLEFAQAFRRFGSQVTVLQHGSQLLSNQDDDVSSEISLALRDEGIEIVTSVDIKSVTGRSGLRVGIDLCTPDGDRRINASHILVAAGRT